Genomic DNA from Candidatus Saganbacteria bacterium:
CAATATTACGATCTGACAATTTAAATGCATGATCTTCTCAAGAGCTTGGGAAAATATATCAAAACCCTTCTGGTCGGCTAATCTTGTTATCATTCCAATGACCGGGACAAAAGCTTTTATTGGCAGTTTATTTGCCTTCTGCAAAGCCTTTTTGTTTTCATATTTGAGTTTTATCGACTTGATCCCATATCTTTTCGCAATAAATTTATCTTTTACCGGATTCCAAAGGTCATAATCGATCCCATTAAGAATGCCATAGACATCATTTTTCCTGAATCGTAGGAGTCCATCCAGCCCATATCCAAATTCAGGGGTCTGTATTTCTCTTGCATAAGTTTCCGATACAGTACTAATAACATCGGCATAAACAAATCCAGCTTTCGCAAGCGAGAGCTTGTCGAAGAACTCAAGCTTTTCTGGTGTAAACATTTCCCATCCAAAACCCGTCAAGAATATTTGATCCTTAGGAAAAAGGCCAAGATAACCCATGTTATGCACGGAATAAATAGTTTTAATATCGTGCCATTGGTATTTTATCTTTATAAGAGGAATGACAAGCGCCGTTTGCCAATCGTTGCAGTGAACAATTTCCGGTTTCCAAGAATAATTATTTATGAACTCGCATACTGCGCGGCAGAAAAATGAAAATCTTTCGCAATTATCAGGGTAATCGGCGTCTTTATCTTGATACAGCCCGTCCCTATCGAAATATTTGTCGTTCGCGATAAAGTAGACTGTAACTTTTGAATCCGGTATCTTTGTCTCAAAAACCGTGCACTTTTCGACGCTGTTCAAAACGGGTACAGCAAGGTCGAAAACGATCTTTTTCAATCCAAACTTCTTGGCATCGATCATTTTATACTTTGGCATTACAACGCGGGCATCATTGCCGAGTTTTTCCAACGACTTTGGCAGTGCTCCGGCTACATCAGCCAAGCCGCCTGTCTTTGCGAATGGGACAACTTCAGAGGACGCATATAGTATTTTCATGTGATGATATCGTCTATTTTTTTTGTATATTCATGGAGCAAGCGCTCGGCATCCTTCTCTTTGGGAGCTTCAGCAAAAAGTTCGATCACAGGCCTCAATGGATGAGGAAGGATCAATATCCATGAGTCGCCATAATTGACCCTTATCCCATCAACGAGATCAACTTCTTCATCTTTTAACTCTTCTGAAAGCGTTCTTATTACTTTCCCCTTTAGTTCCGGTAAGCAGGAAATATCGCGGCGCAAAACACGGCTATCAGGGACCTCAGAGGCTATTTTTGATAAAGTTGTATCTGATTGGTTTAAAAATTCAATAAGTTTACACGTAGCGAACATCGCATCAAATGAGGGCTGGAATTGGGGAAAAATAAATCCACCCGTCCTCTCCCCTACGAATTTAACGCCATCTTTTAGCGCTGCTTCCATCATATCCCTTGGCGTCGATTTTGTTCTTATAAGCTTTGAGCCAAATTGCTTTGCTATCTTGTCAATAACGGAACTGGTATTGATAGGGACAGCAATCGTTGCTTTTTTTTCATGGCCAAGAAGCAGATGGGTTACAACAACCAATGCTTTATCGGACGAATATACTCTCCCTTTCTCATCGCATAAGAACAGCTTTTCGGCTCCGGCATCGAACATTATCCCCATATCGGCTTCGACAGATTTTACGATCTGGGATAAACGAACAAGAGATCTTTCGAATTCTTCTTTTGATTTTGTGATCTTACTTTCGTCGACATGCGCGTTAAGGGCGACCACATCGCACTCAAGCTCACCCAAGATATTCGGGAATAGCTGTGAAGCGGCGCCGTATGCATAATCGATAACTATGCGACAGCTTTTTCTTTTAATGACGTCGAGGTTCAATTGCGATAATATGCCTTCTTTATATTGCTCCGAAACCCTATGGAACGGGAAAGTCAGCTCGCCAACATCCGAAACCGATATTTTCTTGAATTCCTCCCCAAAGAACAAGCGTTCGATCTTTTTCTCTTTGGTTGAGGTAATATCCATTCCGCTCTCGTCAAAGAACTTGATATCGATGACTTCAGAATCAAAAGGCGATTTTCTAACATGGAAACCGCCCAAGCTCCTTGAACTTCTAAGATCATATCTTGTTACAGGAATGGGGACATTTTCCAAGTTAAAGATGTTTACGCCGGCTGAAAGCACGCCGGAAATAAAAGCCCTGTATAACATTCGGGAAGCTTTGTGCGCGTCGCGGGATGCCG
This window encodes:
- the glgA gene encoding glycogen synthase GlgA, which gives rise to MKILYASSEVVPFAKTGGLADVAGALPKSLEKLGNDARVVMPKYKMIDAKKFGLKKIVFDLAVPVLNSVEKCTVFETKIPDSKVTVYFIANDKYFDRDGLYQDKDADYPDNCERFSFFCRAVCEFINNYSWKPEIVHCNDWQTALVIPLIKIKYQWHDIKTIYSVHNMGYLGLFPKDQIFLTGFGWEMFTPEKLEFFDKLSLAKAGFVYADVISTVSETYAREIQTPEFGYGLDGLLRFRKNDVYGILNGIDYDLWNPVKDKFIAKRYGIKSIKLKYENKKALQKANKLPIKAFVPVIGMITRLADQKGFDIFSQALEKIMHLNCQIVILGTGEPKYHELLKKIKLQYPEHIGLNLGFDSALAQLIYAGSDMFLMPSHYEPCGLGQLISFKYGTIPIVRKTGGLADTVHNFNPKKDSGDGFVFEEYKAEVLLDAVTRAINAFKKKKQWLELIETVMGYDYSWETSAKKYVELYRLAFEKR
- a CDS encoding mannose-1-phosphate guanyltransferase; translated protein: MKAIVLAGGLGTRLHPLTINVPKPMAPVANRPLMEYTIELLVKHGIKDVTALLFHKPHIIKNHFGDGKKFGVKMSYVEATQDYGTAGAVKFAADNFKEPFIVISADLITDFDLKSAIENHKAKEAALTIVLTRASNPLPYGIVITNKDGKIKRFLEKPSWSEVFSDTINTGIYIVDPKVMEYIPKEKNFDFSHDLFPQLLDKKEKLFGYVMEGMWKDIGSLEEYGRVHSELLKDLSPIIDAKAKVSKNSRMEGYGMVGVNTFIADDAAITNSIVGANCQIGRGARIRDSIIWDNAIIGSNVSFERVIIGNNCNIDDRVRLEDEVVVSDDVRIGKDAVIKPRVKIWPSKVIEEGSVVSRTMVLRERYPKTIFGPFGVTGIVNVELTPEFVSNLGVAYGNFLGKGAHITASRDAHKASRMLYRAFISGVLSAGVNIFNLENVPIPVTRYDLRSSRSLGGFHVRKSPFDSEVIDIKFFDESGMDITSTKEKKIERLFFGEEFKKISVSDVGELTFPFHRVSEQYKEGILSQLNLDVIKRKSCRIVIDYAYGAASQLFPNILGELECDVVALNAHVDESKITKSKEEFERSLVRLSQIVKSVEADMGIMFDAGAEKLFLCDEKGRVYSSDKALVVVTHLLLGHEKKATIAVPINTSSVIDKIAKQFGSKLIRTKSTPRDMMEAALKDGVKFVGERTGGFIFPQFQPSFDAMFATCKLIEFLNQSDTTLSKIASEVPDSRVLRRDISCLPELKGKVIRTLSEELKDEEVDLVDGIRVNYGDSWILILPHPLRPVIELFAEAPKEKDAERLLHEYTKKIDDIIT